In Glycine soja cultivar W05 chromosome 10, ASM419377v2, whole genome shotgun sequence, the genomic stretch AATCGCAAAAACAATAAAGACTATGTGATTTGACATTCACCTAGGTCAAGATGGCCATCACACCATCTCAAAAGAAAACCTTTGGGCTTGTTAGAGACACCAAGACATAACCTTTCTAAGGTTAGCACCCTATGTCTCGACCTCAAACCACTTATAGAACCATGCATGAATGtgcattaagaaaataatatgctTACACTTAAGAAGTAATGACCCCTTAAAATTTCCCATGCATTCCACCCCATCACGTCAATTGTGCTTTATCACACAAAGTACTCTTAGAAGAATATAAAATCACTCCTATCtatcgatattgatcgaaacAAAAATCAATGTATGATTTTCAACATTTCGTGTTGATAACTACCAACTCACCAAAGTTGATAATTGCCACATGCTTGAAGGTCAAGCACACCCATCTATAAATACTAAAACTCAATATCTGTCTTATGCAAATATCTTGCTTTACCATTTCATATTATTCTATCAAAAAACCCTACTTAATTTGAGTGTCAGAGTCTTATAGGAGTCATCACATCTTTTGTTGTGCTCCACTATTAATAGAGTAGCAATTCACCtaaaaaaatcccaattaatttGAACGTGAATCGACttcttttaaaacaattaaaatcattaaatgatAGTCTAATCTTACGTGACAATGATTAATTTCAGTTATTATGaaaatactataattttatttttattacgaTTTCAGTCATATGACATCTTTACATATCTAATTGCTTTGCTATATGGTGCTCATAACACATGGGTTGTCgcatttttttttagtgttacttaacaattaatttatatattttttatagtaatttagTCACTTCGTATTAAAGTGTTAGAGCTGTTTCagatgtatttatttattagataaatattcattgaaaaaaaataattaaaatcgtaaaatcattattattttgaaataaaagcaTAAATCATGCCCACTTTGTTGACCGCACAACTTTTACTCctcttttatattatcaatgctGCATTTTGCTTTTGTTAGACCGAAGTTCATGCGCGTAGAAGAAGGCCACACAGAGGAGGAAAATGAAACATTCAAGCCAACTTAAATAATTTGCTGATAACATAATGTTTTTCATTCTGCCCATTGCTTCACATAGTATAGGCTGGGGTGTTGTTAGTTAAATATATGGAAATAATTACTACAGAATTACAATAATAGGAACATGATCACCTTGAAAGCCGACTTTGTTGATTTGGTATGATTTTTGGTGGGTGAAAAAGTGAGTAAAATCTCGATGCAAGGGAAACAAAGCTTGGaatgatgaaaaagagaaatgagagagagagagagaatgaggaTGAAGATGGTTCCAAAATCCAAAGGCTTTGCTTTGGGGACAAAAAGCCAAAATTATATGGCGAAGGTCCCCACTTGATTTTACACAATCACACTAACCAACCAGCCTTGGTCGGTCCCTTGCTATGCTTATGGGAccctatttgattatttttcataaagatAAATGTATCCCATTTTTCGTTAAAAGGATCAACATTGCCGCTTAATTcaccattttttcttcttcctttccttttcaAATCATAAAGTCTCCCGTTTCTTTAAGCTAATTTTCAAAAtcaggattttttttcttatctgtaTTCAGAAAACAAGATTTTTAAGAATCTCAGATATTAATTATAAGTTACATATTCATTAGTGGAATAGAATTAAAAGAAGTAGAATATATAACTTCTCCCTTGtctcaaatttataaaaaaaaaatcgttatAATCAAAATTGGAAAGGACCATAGAAGCTAAAATATGCAAATGCATTTTTGTAGTTTCTGGTGTAAACccaaaacaagaaaatcatGTTAATCCCTTTTATGCCATTTCTCGTCTTGCTTTTTCTCTTTAGTACCATTCTGTATAagtgaatttttcttttatagccacattatgattttaattcaaTTGTACTGatagcatattttttttaataattcaatcataaattatatatatttatatatattagcgCAGGAATTAttatagaattaaaattatcaactcatataataattttaattttttaatttatatatacatattattagtctaaaataattttattcaaatatttaataaaaaaactacctTGCATCATATCATAGTaataaataagatgatatgataaatgatcaaaatttattgaatttttgtgaaaaaatattttacactgaGAGTGTAAACTTGATTTGTTCGAAATGGACTTAAATAATACGTGTGAGGTGAATTGCTGACATGTTCAAGATGAATGACTGATGTTGGACTGGACTCTCAAAAGGTGCCGACTTTAATAAACTTGATTGTTTGAAATATGAGTTCTCTCAAGGTTAATTGGAAAAAATGAGTAAGTTCCTATAAAACACATGCAGATATTCAAGTATGTAAAATCTacaccataattttttttacagaaaaaactACACcatatttaatacatatatCAAATGATTATTTGCTACAATGACTTAAACCTAACTCTTaactgtttttaaaaattatatttaagttatttttaattaattaatagtgtaAAAGCATTTAAGCCTtcaatatatcaaaattaaaatatgcaaaaattatttaagacaCGGCTTTCAAGTAACACCTATAACTTAGGTGAAATTTTGTCTTACTTAAGTTACACTCTACTCATCTAAATGATGCATATGGCCACATACATGCTGTAAATTTGTTTAGAAAGAAAAACGCATGTAGCATATAGATTCTCTGGTCAATCAACAACTagtctaaaaaaataaagagtaaaCAATCTACAACCAAAATAGTTGTAACTTTCCGATACAAAATtttcatcaaatatatataattagaataaaagtGGCATCCAAGTGGGCAACAAAGTTTGGCAATGGGCCTTCAGCATTGCATGCTCCTTCCCGTGACCCAGTTGTAGCATAGATAGAGAGGCTAAACTTAACTTTGTATTGAGGGGCCTAACTAGGTGTGCTTGCAACATTCCTAACATGAAATCCTATTTCTTTTGTTGCCATTACTTTAAAAGAACAATTTGTTGGCAGCCTTTGCCTATTGTTGTCTTACTCATAGGTGACTGTTGTCATCGTCAACAATAATACCATAAAGCATACCTTGTTCCTTATTGAGTACATTCTGAATTTAACCGGACATATTATTACGTCAAAGCCGATATAAATCCTATAAACTTAACTTATGTGTAAAGGTATAATTAAATGGTGGGGCAGCTAACCCATATGGCTTGCACATAGCTTACTTGGAACATATGACCTACCTTTATTATGTTCAGATCAACCATGAGCATAGccgaaaaagaaaatagtacaATCAGTCATAGCACTCAAACACACAATTATATATTGTTGCCCTACACTTTGTTAAAGTGATTCCACTCAATAGTTTTAGAGCAAGTATTTTTAAATAGGTTGAAGCTGGCACTGGTTTGTAACGTCGTTGAATTCATCTGTTGggttaatttaaaatcatttgatttgtCCATTTTACAATGCTAATGTTACCATGTGaatttatttatagtaaaataAGTCTAATTCATTTCATCTCTCTTAATAACGAAAAgagattataattttaaaaataaaaagaagagacATTGTAATTTATGCATATCTCTGAGAAagaaaatgtaatatattatttaaatgaagATATTTTTGTCTGATTATAAAATAACGAAATAGTTTGTGTActtacaaaaaataagaaaaacagtTTATGAGTGAGTTTGGTtgtgtagaagaaaaaaaatgaaaaagaattgtaaagaaatatttgaattaaagtaaaaagaaaaaaaagtgaaacccacacctaattttgaaatttttttcttcccaTTTCTCCTATTTTTTACTACCAAACACATACTGAGAgatcttttatgttttaatttcttaaaatatattttattatttcatagaCAAATCCCGACAATCTACAATAAGTAAACTGGGccaatcaataattttttagccctttttattttaagtttgcgCTAGCTCCGCAAAGGTACTGTTCGGACTTTGGTGATCCATGGGCAGTGTGGATATGATTGGTACTCCAACTTTCTGGttgttgcttcctgcacctccaAGTAACTTTCAGCACccttaagagaattttttttcttatttttcggATTGTCCATTCCAAAAGCTAAAATCTGTAATCATTTTGGAATGTTTTTTTACTAGAGCAAGATTATGTCTTATAAGCGGGGAATTAAAAACATCCTATTATCAATTTTAGTACTTTAAAGATTAAAGAACACAATGTTTTAAAcacctttatttttttgctttggaATTTTATTCATTGAAGTTTTaaagttgacaaaaaaatagatATCAACTATTTACACTCATAAgatgagaaaacaaacaaagaatCATTCTGAGAAAGCTTTCTCCacattaatctatttatttttattaggaaaaagaaacaaaatattttaaaaaatataatttgttttggtTACCATGTTTTATTGGTACAAAATATCACTGACTTTGCCCATGATTAATTTTCGTGGCCATATTTAGTAGAATCCTTTCCTCACAATATCATGTTTTTATCATTGACAAGATTCGAATCTAAGACTTTGTTTCACTCATCTGTTTACTCGAGTTAGACCACTAGCATCTTACCTTACATTGAGAGTCCCTACCCTTAAAGGATAAAGTTCAGTATCACTCGGACTAACTACTTGttggtaaaataaaacaaataaaaaataataatttaaatatttattagaaagatagaacttttttttttctctaagtgGCTCATGTTGCATGTAAAGGATGAAGCCATGAAGGGGATTGGTACTAATTAGCTTCGTCAATGTTTCTAGAAAAGGGATAACATTAATTTGACAAGGTAACACTAGTTTGTATGGTGAAATTTAAGTGATTTCTAAGAATAAACATTAAGTGTGAGGAAATTTAGATGTTGTGCTCCAACCACCCCAGTCCAATTGATGTTCCGGCCATCAAATTATTGTGTTTGGATTACCCTTTGAAACGCTTGAAATGGACATATTCTCATTTTTCCTAGCTAGCGCGGAAACGTATAAGAAATTGTGGGATGTCATTCACTTTAGTTTAAAGTCCTCCCACTTTGAAGAAATCTGGTttccaaacacacacacactcacctGTGGTAGTGTGGTCAAACTAAAAAGTTTTGAGTCAACATAGATATCAGATCATAGTTGATTGGCTCTTGTGTGTTGTGTGCCACATAATATTGGATGGGTGAAATAGTGCTGAACATGTTTGCCGAGTGTAGTACTCATCAGATgaaaatttggataaaaaaaccATATTAGATAAtagatttgacctcaaatcttcTCCACTTAGAGATTGATGCAGTCTGAATCAGAAGACATAGAATTTCAAATATGGAGTCTACTTCGAGAGCCTCTATCTTTTTTCTCAATCACTCAACAGCGACCAAAACTACCCGACTAGACTAATTAATCACCATTCACCAAAATATACTACCATGAAACCAATTATAGTTCTTCAAAAACCGCCACCACATTTTCAAGAACCTCTCTTTTACAATGCTTtgtctcttcctcctcctccttcttcttctcttcacctTCCCCTCCCTCGTTCTCACCCTCCCTTTCTTCCCCTCTGATAACCTCACCCTCTACGGTGACGCCTTCTTCACCCGCAACGCCATCACCCTCACCACCCAACACTCCAAATGCTCCTCTTCTTCCATCGGAAGAGCTTTCTTCATCTACCCCGTCCGTTTTCTTGACCCGCAAACAAACTCCACCGCCTCCTTCTCCTGCCGCTTCTCCTTCTCCATCCTCTCCTCCCCTTCTTGCCCCTCCGCCGACGGCCTCGCCTTCCTCATCGCCTCCTCCACCCACTTCCCCACCCTCTCCTCCGGTTACATGGGCCTCccttcctcctccttctcctctttCTTCGCCGTCGAATTCGACACCGCCTTCCACCCCTTCCTTGGTGACATCAACGATAACCACGTCGCCGTCGATGTCAACAGCCTCGCCTCCTCATTCGCCTCAGTCGACGCCGCGTCCCGAGGCGTCGACCTCAAGAGCGGGAAAATCATCACTGCATGGGTGGAGTATAGGCATGCAATGAGAATGGTACGTGTGTGGATCGGCTATTCCTCAACTAGACCCCCAACTCCGATTCTTGCTACCCAAATTGACCTTTCTGAGAGACTTGAGGACTTCATGCACGTTGGTTTCACTGCCTCCAACGGAGAAGGGTCGAGTGTTCACCTTGTTCATCATTGGCAGTTCAAGACTTTCGGCTATGATGATGATTCTCGCTCCATGGATGTCGTGGAGGAAGGTGACTGTTTCTTGTGTTATGAAGGGGATTCCACGGGAAAAAGGGAAGGTTCTAGCATGTCAAATAAGGACGACATTGAGAGGAGGAAAAAGATTGGGGAGATGGCTCTTGGGTTGGCAGGGTTGACGGCGTTTGTGGTGTCGGGTTTGGCGGCAATGGTTGTGGTGTGTGTTTTCTTGACAAAGAATAAAGCTTGTATTAGGAAGAAGAATAAGGAAGAACAAGGGCAAAGTTGTAGGTTTCAGACGAGTAAAGTGCCAACAAGGTTGTCACTTTCTGACATTAAGTCTGCTACAATGGGGTTCAATCGAGATAGGCTTGTTGGGGAGGGTGCATCTGCAAAAGTGTATAAAGGGTATCTTCCTTTTGGAGGAGACGTGGCAGTGAAGAGATTTGAGAGAGATAACGGTTTGGATTGTTTGCACAACCCTTTTGCCACAGAGTTTGCCACCATGGTGGGTTACTTGCGGCACAAGAATTTGGTTCAGCTCAAGGGGTGGTGCTGTGAGGGGAATGAGTTGGTTCTGGTTTATGAGTTCCTCCCCAATGGGAGCCTCAATAAGGTTTTGCATAGAAACTTCAATTCTTCCATTGTTCTTTCGTGGCAGCAAAGGCTGAACATTGTTCTCGGGGTTGCTTCTGCTCTTACCTACCTTCATGAGGAGTGTGAGAGGCAGATCATTCATAGGGATGTGAAGACATGCAACATAATGCTTGATGCTGATTTCACTGCCAAGTTAGGGGATTTTGGGCTTGCGGAAGTGTATGAGCACAGTTCTAGCACGAGGGATGCTACTATACCAGCAGGGACAATGGGGTATCTTGCTCCTGAATATGTTTATTCTGGTGTTCCTACTGTGAAGACTGATGTGTACAGCTTTGGGGTGGTGGTGTTGGAAGTGGCAACTGGTAGAAAGCCTGTGGAGGATGATGGCACCGTGGTTGTGGATTTTGTGTGGGGTTTGTGGGGAAAGAGGAAGCTCATTGAAGCTGCTGATCCAAGATTGATGGGAAAATTTGATGAAAAAGAGATGGAAAGGATGTTATTGGTGGGGCTTCTTTGTGTGCACCCTGATTATGAGAAGAGGCCAAGAGTGAGAGAAGCAACAAGAATTCTTAAGAAGGAAGCACCACTTCCTTTGTTGCCAACCAGTAAACCAAGGGTGAGAATTAGGCCTATTTGTCCTGATGATGATACCTCTGAAGCACAGAGTGTTGTTGCGGATTGGCTCAGCACAGATGATGCTCCTTATTTGACCCCTAGAAGCCAGTTTTACTAGGGTTTTGTACATTCAAGTCGGATTATTTTAGATTCTTGATTTGTGAGAAACATCGTGTCCAGGAATCTAAGCTAGAAGGaaaaatacttgttttcttgCTTAATAACAATATCCAATTGAAATGTTagctatttttgtgattttagaGTATGAAATCAATTTATATTGATTGGCACAGTTTTGGTGTTTTACTACGTAATTTACTCAGAACGGTTAACGATCCTCTGGTTTAAATAAGATGAACCTATAACAAGGATAACATCATTAACATAAATGGACATTGTTTTGTTACAAACTCGTTATGACCAGGGAAAGCTGATTCTAAGGTTTTGTGACTAGCTTACAAGAAACTAactgaatatgataaatgaaacTAAACTTGTAAAGAGTAGATTGCATGCATTTAGTGAATCTAGTTTGTGAATTATGAGGAAACAAAGGACTTAATGAGGTAACTAGAAAATGAGATCAAATGATAATGCTTACTAAGCAACATAATACTTAATAGGAAAGGGGAAAAATGAACACGCACTTTTTtaagcaaaatatatttttatctagtGTATGGACCAAGGACTTGTGaggaaacaaaataatgtttgttgagCATGGCATAACTAGTTTTGGACCATGACTCCTTCAGTGGTGGTTAGCAGAAGGGGAAATTTTGATTTAGACAGTTGAAATTGCTTTCTATGAGGTCCACTTATTATTTAGGTGGCTTTTGGATGATCTGACTAGTCACTTTGATATGCATCTTATGGCCTCACCTGCGGTTCtgttgtttaaaattttcagtCTTGTGAAGTAATTAATCTTTGGATATGTAGAAAGAGAAATGATTGGAGGTTCTGTGTAAAATTACGTTTTCCactaaaatgatttggaatatTGATATGAGTTTGCTTATAAGAATATGATATTGTTACAACTTTCAACTACCAATACATGAAAAACGGTGATATTCTCCCTAGAGGCATACCCTGTCTCTCTCTGTGGATCCTCCAAAATTCAattcatctaatttttttttaccaagatAATTAAGCGATACAAGTGTATAGTGTtgaaaaagttagaaaataagttGGTTTCATCCTATTTCATATAGTTACCTCTAAAGAAGAGATTTAACTCAACTAATTAAGTATTCAAtatgaattattgtaaatttcttaGAATTTTAGCTTGATttatgtgaataaaaaaaaaatacaggtaCCTTCAAATTGGGAGGATTAAATTAAAGGTATTGAATAAGATATAAAGCATTCTATCAAATTCATGAATTTCCTTCCAtcacataaatttaaacaattcaaatttataaCTAGCAatcttttcattcattttaaaatttgaaaatttaaaataaaaatatttatgaaaaaacatcattactattaataatggtaaatatttttacaatatcaatcaataaaaaattatattaaatatcacttttaaactaattatgataaaacaataatcttaccgtacaaaataatttatgattaataataatataaaaattatttacattattattgtattttaattaaatccaaaaagttttcataaaatttatctataataaaaaaattaatttaaatgttgttagaatataaaaatgtattattattttttaaaataataatattatttaatcatagttgattaaaaaatatttttttaaagtttaaacaaaccaGTTTTAAGTGAcacaaatagttttttttttagaggaagtGAAAAATAGTTATCACTCGGTGCCAATTTTTGTTGATAAGTACAATGCTTGTTGAGTTTTATAAGTAATCGAAAACATGGTCCGGTTAGGTATCCCAACGAGACGAATATCACTACTGTTTTATTAGTCTCAGTCTCGGTTTTTCGCTACTCCATTTGCGACTTCACTTCACGTGGATCACAACACAATACTATTGACATTGCTTTTCTTCACTCTTCACTCTTCACTCTTCCCATCCCCATTTGCTTTTCCTGgggtttaattttaattgtttagttCTCACTTCTCACTCACGTAAAAAACACTTCCTTTTTTCACAACCTAATCTAACCCTTATGAAGGGGTTTAACACAGTTTGTTGGGCAATGTACACGAGTTGTTGTAAATCTTCTTGTACTTGAGTTTAATTCCGGCGAATAAAAAAACCCTAATCCAACCCTTCGCTCTGCTCTCACTTCAGCTTGTTCACACCAAATGGTAAGTTCTTTCCCTTTTTTCGTTGGAGGATGGATTAGGATTGTTTAATGATTCATGTTTTCCCTTTTTGTGAGCTGTGAAAATGTTTCCCTTATGAATGAAATTTGAAACTTTATTGCGTTTGTTTAGTGGGTCTCTTTCTTTTAAAGGTACGAGGTAAGTGGTTTTTAGGTGATGCAAGTTTCTCTCTTGCTTTCCTTCAGATGCTGTTTGTTTCATTGTGCTGTTATTTTGGTTGGTAAGAGTAATCTATGTTATAAATGGCAATTGCAAGGTCATACCATGCTGGCTCTGTAAAATAAttctgtaattttaatttatgaatgctTGCTTCTTGCTTTGTATGCTGTATCCTTTtgtgtttaatttgatttaatagtTATAAAAACCAACATCTGAAGAAATATTGATTTTGGAAAACATTTTGGAGATTCCCGTTGTTGGTTTTTTGTAACAGCCGATGCAAATGTTTATAGTGTGACCTCTAGCTAAGATAATGGACCATGAAATGGGGCAAGTGTTAGGGTTTTGGAATTGTTCTTTTCATCAACCCATTACCCATACATGAATTAAAAGATAAGCCTAATTAGTGATACAACTTTTTATATGCATGCTTCTGTTATATTTTATGAAGGAGGGCATATATTATATGCATGCACATGCACCATCAGTGAACTCTTTACCCTTGTTGCAGGAAGCTGTTTGTCTTCACTGTGGCGACAGAGGCTTTCCAGAGACATTGGTTTTTTGCACTGAGTGTAAGGCTTATGCGTTGCATAGGTACTTAATGTTTACTCCCTCTCTCTGCTTTCTTGGATGcacttctttttcatgcacGAGTGTAAGAAGGGCATATGTAGTAAGTTTTTGTCATCATACTTGGCTGAAATGCCACTACCACTAATGCTGCTTGAACATTCTTTAGAATTTCTTTTTCAGTGAAAAAAAGGAAGTGGGATTGTACTCTCTATTATTGGTAAATTACAAAAATCATTGGAATGATACTCCCTGCTTGGTATTAATACCCTGATCACATGGTGTACTATAATATGTACTTAAGTAGTGATTTTTATATCCATCTCGAGTATAAAGCATATGTATGCTTTTGGATTTTAATATAAGtgcttttaaaattatgatttgctTCCTTAGCCAGCTTTTATCATCAGTACATAGCTGATGGCACCTCTCTTTTTAATACCATGCAGACAATCTTCTAATTTCTAATGGTATTGAAGGTGAGACTCAGAAGTGCTCCAGCATAGTTGGGTTTGGATAAACCAAAGGATTGTTGAATGAATGAATAGATAT encodes the following:
- the LOC114371814 gene encoding L-type lectin-domain containing receptor kinase S.6 — translated: MLCLFLLLLLLLFTFPSLVLTLPFFPSDNLTLYGDAFFTRNAITLTTQHSKCSSSSIGRAFFIYPVRFLDPQTNSTASFSCRFSFSILSSPSCPSADGLAFLIASSTHFPTLSSGYMGLPSSSFSSFFAVEFDTAFHPFLGDINDNHVAVDVNSLASSFASVDAASRGVDLKSGKIITAWVEYRHAMRMVRVWIGYSSTRPPTPILATQIDLSERLEDFMHVGFTASNGEGSSVHLVHHWQFKTFGYDDDSRSMDVVEEGDCFLCYEGDSKMALGLAGLTAFVVSGLAAMVVVCVFLTKNKACIRKKNKEEQGQSCRFQTSKVPTRLSLSDIKSATMGFNRDRLVGEGASAKVYKGYLPFGGDVAVKRFERDNGLDCLHNPFATEFATMVGYLRHKNLVQLKGWCCEGNELVLVYEFLPNGSLNKVLHRNFNSSIVLSWQQRLNIVLGVASALTYLHEECERQIIHRDVKTCNIMLDADFTAKLGDFGLAEVYEHSSSTRDATIPAGTMGYLAPEYVYSGVPTVKTDVYSFGVVVLEVATGRKPVEDDGTVVVDFVWGLWGKRKLIEAADPRLMGKFDEKEMERMLLVGLLCVHPDYEKRPRVREATRILKKEAPLPLLPTSKPRVRIRPICPDDDTSEAQSVVADWLSTDDAPYLTPRSQFY